Proteins encoded together in one Fimbriimonadia bacterium window:
- a CDS encoding ammonia-forming cytochrome c nitrite reductase subunit c552: MILGKQRVGMAAALVLSSTVGLITLFVAAGCSVSDLVSGSTDDAPPGTIVWNDPSPIPSRNVPDDATYVGVEVCAACHGRSAPGHPEGIHAEWKQMAHAKDPTKLGGSGTIDIFTRFIADGLVPNTPCSICHVTGAPDTLDNPGSDRGGFDTNQDPRTAHNLKFWSVQCEACHGPGSAHVASGGNRSLINRIPDSKETCWKCHTGLPNTKGVTPDGPATDALIGLFSSSLARGHNAGIMIAAAGGYEYPGVEYEHSPHTRIANTCQTCHALATGSSRTWNHTTTVPKKEVCAKCHGGANSAPDLEHVVVNRNGDTLEDIREEIADLLIQLGGSTSSGAPDNNANGGALRAYRDTYGQDAKYRRARWNFSLVINDGSLGAHNYSYAKQLILSSLADLAAGP; encoded by the coding sequence GTGATACTAGGCAAGCAGAGAGTGGGAATGGCCGCCGCACTGGTCCTTTCGAGCACGGTCGGACTCATAACGCTGTTCGTGGCTGCGGGCTGCTCAGTTAGCGATTTGGTGTCGGGTTCGACCGACGATGCTCCTCCAGGGACCATCGTGTGGAACGACCCGTCGCCGATTCCGTCCAGGAATGTTCCCGACGATGCTACCTATGTTGGTGTCGAGGTGTGTGCAGCCTGTCATGGTCGCTCGGCTCCAGGGCACCCAGAGGGCATCCATGCCGAGTGGAAGCAGATGGCGCATGCCAAAGACCCGACCAAGCTGGGTGGCAGCGGCACGATCGACATCTTCACGCGCTTCATAGCGGATGGCTTGGTCCCCAATACTCCGTGTTCGATATGCCACGTGACCGGAGCGCCGGATACGCTCGACAACCCGGGCTCGGACAGGGGAGGATTCGACACCAATCAAGACCCCCGAACCGCTCACAATCTGAAGTTCTGGAGCGTTCAGTGCGAGGCTTGCCACGGCCCCGGTTCGGCACACGTAGCGAGCGGGGGCAATCGCAGCTTGATCAATCGCATCCCGGACTCGAAAGAGACCTGCTGGAAGTGCCATACCGGACTGCCTAATACGAAAGGCGTCACTCCGGATGGTCCGGCAACCGATGCGCTTATCGGGTTGTTCAGTTCCTCTCTGGCGCGCGGACACAACGCAGGCATAATGATCGCAGCGGCTGGCGGTTACGAGTACCCAGGGGTCGAGTACGAGCACTCCCCTCACACGCGAATCGCCAACACCTGCCAAACATGCCATGCACTCGCCACGGGTAGCAGCCGAACGTGGAATCACACCACGACCGTACCGAAGAAGGAAGTGTGCGCGAAGTGCCACGGCGGCGCCAACAGCGCGCCTGACCTCGAGCATGTTGTAGTCAATCGAAATGGCGATACGCTCGAGGACATTCGCGAGGAGATAGCTGACCTGCTCATCCAGCTCGGCGGCTCGACCTCGTCGGGAGCGCCCGACAACAACGCAAATGGCGGGGCGCTCCGCGCATACCGCGATACCTACGGACAAGATGCGAAATACCGACGTGCACGCTGGAACTTCTCGCTCGTCATCAACGACGGCAGCCTCGGCGCACACAACTACAGCTATGCCAAGCAGCTGATCCTGAGCTCGCTCGCCGATCTGGCTGCTGGTCCGTAG
- a CDS encoding cytochrome c3 family protein, with amino-acid sequence MRIGRQNPRSGLPLFIFGVAALLMLVVLASAPASSAQQDSGKRVPATEEAARKKALEQDRPGPDAEALGSEACEMCHEEVVKVFNASRHTIHLRKVLKEANQACEYCHGPGSEHVDSGDGTKILRFPPRSSVTVKRAAELCIKCHATTHDSPHWRTNVHASADVGCVDCHRFHGSDDDPFMLQKPIVKVSNLAGFRYDAKHPTTSQAINGACLNCHAAQAAQARLRSHHPMLEDRVSCTDCHEVHRSTNPALMPVNKSMSAVCTKCHTNIRGPFVYEHEPTRTGGLGESCLTCHQPHGSPNQKLLVTNGRGVCIQCHTDINADEAHRGRPGSCWRSGCHSDIHGSNTSQLFFR; translated from the coding sequence ATGCGAATTGGCCGACAGAACCCACGAAGTGGGCTGCCGCTTTTCATCTTTGGAGTCGCGGCACTGCTCATGCTCGTGGTCCTGGCATCTGCGCCAGCCTCTTCGGCGCAGCAGGACTCGGGCAAGCGGGTACCCGCTACGGAAGAGGCGGCGCGAAAGAAGGCACTAGAGCAGGATCGCCCCGGACCTGACGCGGAAGCGCTCGGGAGTGAAGCGTGCGAGATGTGCCACGAGGAAGTGGTGAAGGTGTTCAACGCTTCGCGTCACACTATTCATCTCCGCAAGGTGCTGAAGGAGGCCAACCAGGCGTGCGAATACTGCCACGGCCCGGGCAGCGAGCACGTGGACTCCGGCGACGGCACCAAGATTCTGCGCTTCCCGCCACGCTCGTCGGTCACTGTGAAGCGAGCCGCCGAGCTGTGCATCAAGTGCCACGCTACGACCCATGACAGCCCGCACTGGCGCACCAACGTCCACGCATCGGCAGATGTGGGCTGCGTGGACTGTCACCGATTTCACGGCTCGGACGACGACCCGTTCATGCTGCAGAAGCCCATCGTCAAGGTCTCGAACCTCGCAGGCTTTCGATACGACGCCAAGCACCCGACCACTAGCCAGGCCATCAACGGAGCGTGCCTCAACTGCCATGCGGCGCAGGCAGCCCAAGCCAGGCTTCGATCCCACCATCCCATGCTGGAAGACCGCGTGAGCTGCACGGACTGCCATGAAGTCCACCGCAGCACCAACCCCGCCTTGATGCCGGTCAACAAGAGCATGTCCGCGGTATGCACCAAGTGCCATACCAACATCCGTGGTCCCTTCGTATATGAGCACGAGCCGACGCGAACGGGAGGCCTCGGCGAGAGCTGTCTCACCTGCCATCAACCGCACGGCTCCCCGAACCAAAAGCTGCTGGTCACGAACGGTCGAGGCGTGTGCATCCAGTGCCATACGGATATCAATGCGGACGAGGCGCATCGAGGCCGCCCGGGTAGTTGTTGGCGCTCGGGCTGCCACTCGGACATCCACGGCTCCAACACGAGCCAGCTGTTCTTCCGATAG
- a CDS encoding DUF192 domain-containing protein, translating to MSDASISSDAAEGPSSYNPARRTQLADLPTAEVRIGSHVMPVWIAANSLTREEGMMHLTEAEVPDSHGMLFVFLEEAPLSFWMRNTLIPLDIAFLNAKGEVLNTERMQPRDPTPIPSKGPAKYALEAKAGTFERLGLRPGMTIQLPAGLAAID from the coding sequence GTGTCAGACGCGTCCATCTCTTCTGATGCCGCAGAGGGACCCTCTTCGTACAACCCTGCCCGTCGGACGCAGCTGGCTGACCTTCCGACAGCGGAAGTGCGCATCGGCAGCCACGTGATGCCCGTGTGGATCGCTGCCAACTCGCTCACCCGTGAAGAGGGCATGATGCACCTCACCGAAGCGGAAGTTCCCGATAGCCACGGCATGCTCTTCGTGTTCCTCGAGGAAGCGCCGCTTAGCTTCTGGATGCGAAACACTCTGATCCCCCTGGACATCGCGTTTCTCAACGCCAAGGGCGAGGTGCTCAACACGGAGCGGATGCAGCCCCGCGACCCGACGCCGATTCCGAGCAAGGGGCCGGCCAAGTACGCATTGGAGGCCAAGGCCGGCACATTCGAGCGACTGGGCCTTCGACCCGGCATGACCATTCAACTCCCAGCCGGCCTTGCCGCAATAGACTAG
- a CDS encoding endonuclease III yields the protein MTRRRKDIRRIVEHLEVLYGRAAHRPRFDPVEELICCILSQHSADVNSFPAFTRLRARYPEWQQVLDAPVEEVAETIRRAGMHNQKSERIRQVLARIYEETGGFSLDHLRTMPWPEARKWLMSLPGVGPKTAAIVLCFTMGQPVIPVDTHVFRVGWRIGFYDKKIGEAKAHDVLQAAVPEDLAYRFHTTLIQHGRNLCRARDPECAACPIRSMCDFGRENRPPGVTSRRTRASKGQSSKGGPHD from the coding sequence GTGACCCGACGCAGAAAGGATATCCGAAGGATCGTAGAGCATCTGGAGGTGTTGTATGGCCGCGCCGCTCACCGCCCCCGCTTCGATCCGGTGGAGGAGCTCATCTGCTGCATCCTGTCGCAGCACTCGGCCGACGTCAACTCGTTTCCTGCATTCACTCGCCTTCGCGCACGCTACCCCGAGTGGCAGCAGGTGCTCGATGCGCCAGTCGAGGAAGTCGCAGAGACCATCCGCAGAGCCGGCATGCACAACCAGAAGAGCGAGCGCATCCGTCAAGTCCTCGCACGCATCTACGAAGAGACCGGCGGTTTCTCTCTCGACCACCTGCGCACCATGCCTTGGCCCGAGGCGCGCAAGTGGCTGATGAGCCTGCCGGGCGTCGGCCCGAAGACCGCCGCCATCGTGCTCTGCTTCACGATGGGGCAACCCGTCATCCCAGTGGACACACACGTCTTCCGAGTCGGCTGGCGGATCGGTTTCTACGACAAGAAGATAGGTGAGGCGAAGGCGCACGACGTTCTGCAGGCCGCAGTGCCCGAAGACCTCGCGTATCGCTTTCACACCACGCTAATCCAACACGGCCGCAATCTTTGTCGCGCCCGCGACCCGGAGTGTGCCGCATGCCCGATTCGCTCGATGTGTGACTTCGGGCGAGAAAATCGGCCTCCTGGTGTAACATCTCGACGAACGCGTGCGTCCAAAGGGCAGTCATCCAAGGGAGGACCACATGACTAG
- the sucC gene encoding ADP-forming succinate--CoA ligase subunit beta, translating into MKLHEYQAKDVLSRFGVPVPSGRMTTDPAEAGRIAAEFGGKAVVKAQVHMGGRGKAGGIRLTQTAEEAEAFTRELIGKRLVSVQNPAGMVVEKVLVAEQVDIAKEYYVAVTLDRAAQKDVVMISAMGGMDIEEVAREHPEAIVKLHVDPAWGVEDFEIRDAIACAGIDGPARRQMHSLLRALLRAYLGVDASLVEVNPCALLTDGRLVAADAKVTIDDNALFRREEFAAWREESEDDPIEAEAHRRGIAYVRLGGNVGVIGNGAGLVMCTLDEVARAGGKAANFLDVGGGAQADVVANCVDLVLMDSNVKGLLINIFGGITRCDEVAKGILTALERLHIDVPVVLRLEGTSAEEGRALLQGTPIHGAETMQEAAERIVEFVSA; encoded by the coding sequence ATGAAGCTTCACGAGTACCAAGCCAAGGATGTGCTATCTCGATTCGGCGTGCCCGTCCCGTCAGGACGCATGACCACCGACCCTGCGGAGGCAGGACGCATCGCAGCGGAGTTCGGCGGCAAAGCCGTTGTGAAGGCGCAAGTGCACATGGGTGGGCGCGGCAAGGCCGGCGGGATCAGGCTGACTCAGACCGCTGAAGAAGCCGAGGCGTTCACGCGCGAACTGATCGGGAAGCGCTTGGTCTCCGTGCAGAACCCTGCGGGCATGGTGGTCGAGAAGGTGCTCGTCGCCGAGCAGGTGGACATCGCGAAGGAGTATTACGTCGCTGTCACCCTGGACAGGGCTGCGCAGAAAGACGTGGTGATGATCTCGGCAATGGGCGGCATGGATATCGAGGAGGTGGCCCGCGAGCATCCCGAGGCCATCGTGAAGTTGCACGTGGACCCGGCATGGGGTGTGGAGGACTTCGAGATTCGAGATGCCATCGCGTGTGCCGGGATCGATGGACCGGCGCGGAGACAGATGCACAGCCTTCTGCGTGCGCTGCTGCGGGCCTACCTCGGGGTTGACGCTTCGTTGGTAGAGGTGAACCCTTGCGCGCTGCTGACGGACGGACGGCTGGTGGCGGCGGACGCGAAGGTGACGATTGACGACAACGCGCTGTTCCGCCGTGAGGAGTTCGCCGCATGGCGTGAAGAAAGCGAGGACGACCCCATCGAGGCCGAGGCGCACCGCAGAGGCATCGCCTATGTGCGGCTCGGAGGGAACGTCGGCGTGATCGGCAACGGTGCAGGCCTTGTGATGTGCACGTTGGACGAGGTGGCGCGAGCCGGCGGCAAGGCAGCAAACTTCCTGGACGTCGGCGGCGGAGCACAGGCCGACGTGGTTGCGAACTGCGTAGACCTAGTCTTGATGGACTCGAACGTCAAGGGGCTGCTCATCAACATCTTCGGAGGCATCACGCGCTGCGACGAAGTGGCCAAGGGCATCCTCACTGCACTGGAGCGACTTCACATCGACGTGCCGGTGGTGTTGAGGCTGGAAGGCACCAGCGCCGAGGAGGGCCGGGCTTTGCTGCAGGGAACGCCGATCCACGGAGCGGAGACCATGCAGGAAGCGGCAGAACGTATCGTGGAGTTCGTATCGGCGTAG
- the lnt gene encoding apolipoprotein N-acyltransferase produces the protein MTVAEHVPQPAWVGLLRRVWKPGCWLPLLSALLLFAAYPPLDLGYLAWIALVPLLFALAEGGFWRGFRRALWFGTLFFLGNLIWLLQFIANWIGSIPLAFLPWVLLSIIEGLYIALFGGAVALACRRYGSLGLIIAPPAWGFTEWLRSSWPAGGFGWAQLSYTQWKSPVLLAPVAVGGTHLLAFLIVLTAVGVVLALGKPQRQGLGFVLLVAVAVVLGTSQLLFLRALPVTDTIRVAAAQPAFDVIHSSEFEWGGEFEQWKQDRLEAAGLAGVQVVVFPESYQFAPPRPERPPPTGYIASGHRVVNGKVYHTAYGASPDGTVTTYDKSRLVIFGEYVPFRDRLPFLDAFRLPGGDVTAAPPGQPLRVRGLDVVIGICFENLFPEVLRAQVRQGADLIAVLSLDDWYPPAGINQHAAVAVVRAVECRRPLVRSGSTGVTMIVSARGVVLASLPIGVREMVIADVPVASRTDVPGRLHDLFPWLCLIGVIAALAWRKRKPAKN, from the coding sequence ATGACCGTTGCCGAGCATGTGCCTCAGCCCGCTTGGGTCGGTCTGTTGCGGCGAGTGTGGAAGCCGGGTTGCTGGCTGCCCCTGCTCTCCGCTCTGCTCCTGTTTGCAGCCTATCCGCCGCTGGACCTGGGCTACCTCGCCTGGATTGCACTCGTGCCGCTGCTCTTCGCGCTTGCGGAAGGCGGCTTCTGGCGCGGGTTCCGGCGTGCGTTGTGGTTCGGCACACTGTTCTTTCTGGGCAACCTGATCTGGCTGCTGCAGTTCATCGCGAACTGGATAGGTTCCATCCCGCTGGCGTTTCTCCCCTGGGTGCTTCTCTCCATCATCGAGGGGCTTTACATAGCGCTGTTCGGGGGAGCCGTGGCGCTCGCGTGCCGGCGGTATGGCTCGCTCGGCCTGATAATTGCGCCGCCTGCGTGGGGGTTCACGGAGTGGTTGCGGTCGAGCTGGCCGGCAGGCGGCTTCGGCTGGGCGCAATTGAGCTACACGCAGTGGAAGAGCCCGGTGCTGTTGGCTCCCGTGGCAGTGGGGGGCACGCATCTGCTGGCGTTCCTGATCGTGCTGACGGCGGTCGGTGTGGTCCTCGCGCTGGGCAAGCCGCAGCGCCAGGGCTTGGGGTTCGTGCTGCTCGTGGCCGTCGCTGTAGTACTCGGCACCAGCCAACTGCTGTTTCTACGAGCCCTGCCAGTCACTGACACGATACGCGTAGCAGCGGCGCAGCCGGCGTTCGATGTCATACATTCGTCGGAGTTCGAGTGGGGTGGCGAGTTCGAGCAGTGGAAGCAGGACCGGCTAGAGGCGGCCGGACTTGCCGGCGTGCAGGTAGTAGTGTTTCCAGAGAGCTATCAGTTCGCGCCGCCGAGGCCTGAGCGGCCCCCACCCACCGGCTACATTGCGAGCGGTCACCGCGTGGTGAACGGCAAGGTCTATCACACCGCTTACGGCGCGTCACCCGACGGCACAGTCACCACCTACGATAAGTCACGGCTCGTCATCTTCGGCGAGTACGTGCCCTTCCGGGACCGGCTGCCTTTTCTGGACGCCTTCAGACTGCCGGGCGGCGATGTCACCGCTGCGCCTCCTGGACAACCACTTCGGGTGCGGGGCCTAGACGTGGTGATCGGAATCTGCTTCGAGAACCTCTTCCCAGAGGTGCTTCGGGCGCAAGTGAGGCAAGGCGCCGACCTAATCGCGGTGCTGTCGCTGGACGATTGGTACCCGCCCGCAGGCATCAACCAGCATGCAGCCGTTGCGGTGGTTCGCGCAGTGGAGTGCCGTCGCCCGTTGGTTCGGTCGGGCTCGACCGGGGTCACGATGATCGTGAGCGCGCGTGGCGTGGTCTTGGCGAGCCTGCCCATCGGCGTGCGGGAGATGGTTATCGCGGATGTCCCTGTCGCGAGCCGAACCGACGTGCCTGGCCGGCTTCACGACTTGTTCCCCTGGCTGTGCCTGATAGGGGTGATAGCTGCGCTGGCGTGGCGCAAGCGGAAGCCGGCGAAGAACTAA
- a CDS encoding GAF domain-containing protein, producing MNNDTVALQSEVEQLRAQLEEAKRQIAELNQRNTSLQATKAAPDSGIEATPLDEMEMTLRRLVQRIAMILQAEKTVWMLYERESGELVAMPPAYGVDEETIRSLRVRATQGISGQVFREGRPQIFLDAVRDPRTIKENVAYYNIYNGVTVPLIVEKRDEQNRVVDRQTIGVLHVWNKRHGEEFNDEDVRLLERLASSLAAVITNMRIYQEVVEERKELLQTIESLYAGLVLVSAEGRITQMNSSARQIFNVQGDVSGKRFDEVFHHEGAVEMFRRGLATLKGSEAEEFGAGAELTFSEDGHERIFQVQSAPVRNEDGKPIGIVAIFNDFTDIRNIERMKSSFVATVSHELRTPLTAIKGFISTLLMDDAGFEESERREFYGIIDQECDRLTRLINDLLNIARIEAGESLKPHYTDVDIKELAQKVVMIQRQATSRHKLYLEAPEQMDTIIGDEDKLDQVITNLLSNAIKYSPNGGDIRVKLEDLGDKVRLSVSDQGMGIPKEHLGKVFEKFHRVDNRDNRKVYGTGLGLFLVKHLVEVLHQGKIWAESEVGVGSTFIFEIPKKLKLEEIEDAHPA from the coding sequence ATGAACAACGACACCGTCGCCCTGCAGTCCGAAGTCGAGCAGCTCCGAGCGCAGCTCGAAGAAGCCAAGCGGCAGATTGCAGAGCTTAACCAGCGAAACACCAGCCTGCAGGCTACTAAGGCAGCCCCCGATTCGGGCATCGAGGCAACCCCGCTCGACGAAATGGAGATGACGCTGCGCCGTCTGGTGCAGCGCATCGCCATGATTCTGCAGGCCGAGAAGACCGTCTGGATGCTCTACGAGAGGGAGAGCGGTGAGCTGGTTGCCATGCCGCCCGCTTACGGCGTCGACGAGGAGACGATCCGCTCGTTGAGAGTGCGGGCCACACAGGGCATCTCTGGGCAGGTCTTCCGCGAAGGACGCCCCCAGATATTTCTCGACGCGGTGCGCGACCCGCGAACCATCAAAGAGAACGTCGCTTACTACAACATCTACAACGGCGTGACCGTGCCCCTCATCGTCGAGAAGCGCGATGAGCAAAACCGGGTCGTTGACCGCCAGACCATCGGTGTTCTTCACGTCTGGAACAAGCGGCACGGCGAGGAGTTCAACGACGAAGACGTGCGGCTGCTCGAGAGGTTGGCTAGCAGCCTCGCCGCAGTCATCACCAACATGCGCATCTACCAGGAAGTGGTGGAAGAGCGCAAGGAGCTCCTGCAGACCATCGAGAGCCTGTACGCAGGTCTCGTCCTGGTCAGCGCCGAGGGACGCATAACCCAGATGAACTCCTCGGCCCGCCAGATCTTCAACGTCCAGGGAGACGTGAGCGGAAAACGATTCGACGAGGTCTTTCACCACGAAGGCGCCGTAGAAATGTTCCGGCGCGGTCTGGCAACGCTCAAGGGAAGCGAAGCGGAGGAATTCGGGGCAGGCGCGGAGCTCACTTTCTCCGAGGACGGGCACGAGCGTATCTTCCAGGTCCAGAGCGCGCCGGTGCGAAACGAGGACGGAAAGCCTATCGGCATCGTGGCCATCTTCAATGACTTCACGGACATTCGCAACATCGAACGCATGAAGTCTTCCTTCGTGGCCACGGTCTCCCACGAGTTGAGAACACCCCTCACAGCAATCAAAGGCTTCATCTCCACACTTCTAATGGACGATGCGGGATTCGAGGAGAGTGAGCGCCGCGAGTTCTACGGCATCATAGACCAGGAGTGCGACCGGCTCACCCGTCTCATCAACGACCTCCTCAACATCGCCCGAATCGAAGCAGGCGAGTCGTTGAAGCCGCATTACACGGACGTGGACATCAAAGAGCTCGCGCAGAAGGTGGTGATGATTCAGCGCCAGGCGACTTCCCGCCACAAGCTGTACCTAGAGGCCCCGGAGCAGATGGACACGATCATCGGCGACGAGGACAAGCTGGACCAAGTCATTACCAACCTGCTCAGCAATGCAATCAAGTACTCGCCCAATGGCGGCGACATCCGGGTCAAACTGGAAGACCTCGGCGATAAGGTGCGGCTGAGCGTGAGCGACCAAGGTATGGGCATTCCAAAAGAGCACCTAGGGAAGGTGTTCGAGAAATTCCACCGCGTGGACAATCGGGACAACCGCAAGGTGTACGGGACCGGACTCGGTCTGTTCCTCGTCAAGCACCTGGTCGAAGTCCTGCACCAAGGGAAGATATGGGCCGAGTCCGAGGTTGGAGTCGGATCCACCTTCATCTTCGAGATCCCGAAGAAGCTGAAGCTCGAAGAGATCGAAGATGCTCATCCCGCCTAG
- a CDS encoding PEP-CTERM sorting domain-containing protein (PEP-CTERM proteins occur, often in large numbers, in the proteomes of bacteria that also encode an exosortase, a predicted intramembrane cysteine proteinase. The presence of a PEP-CTERM domain at a protein's C-terminus predicts cleavage within the sorting domain, followed by covalent anchoring to some some component of the (usually Gram-negative) cell surface. Many PEP-CTERM proteins exhibit an unusual sequence composition that includes large numbers of potential glycosylation sites. Expression of one such protein has been shown restore the ability of a bacterium to form floc, a type of biofilm.), with protein sequence MAFISGMANRFVLAAAICFCSVAAMAVPVYTDPDGTNSDITFLNPGGAAGDFVTLIPDAFSVGTVKLGFWVFTLSDEAGYFYTYQLVNIDAGSIGQGPGTASLRFFELFNIAPHTMLGLGGGKHGGAVYNPWTYVGDNVSTATWVGATSASIDPGETSPAVLDTAEMYQIHSLAGPGYGTLYIATSSGGGYTGQSVNVWVPVPEPGTIAGLLAGGLGLWSLSRRRK encoded by the coding sequence ATGGCTTTCATTTCCGGTATGGCGAACCGGTTCGTGCTTGCAGCAGCCATATGCTTTTGCTCCGTGGCCGCAATGGCGGTGCCTGTCTACACGGATCCGGACGGCACCAACTCTGACATCACGTTCCTCAATCCGGGCGGCGCGGCCGGCGACTTCGTGACGCTGATTCCCGACGCGTTTTCTGTGGGAACGGTCAAGCTCGGATTCTGGGTGTTCACACTCAGTGACGAAGCGGGGTACTTCTACACGTACCAGCTGGTCAACATCGATGCTGGTTCGATAGGTCAAGGACCAGGCACTGCGTCCCTAAGGTTCTTTGAACTGTTCAACATAGCCCCGCACACAATGCTGGGGCTTGGCGGGGGTAAGCATGGCGGCGCCGTGTACAACCCGTGGACGTACGTTGGCGACAACGTTTCGACTGCCACCTGGGTTGGCGCGACGAGTGCTTCGATTGATCCGGGCGAGACTTCACCTGCGGTGCTCGACACCGCCGAGATGTATCAGATCCACAGTCTTGCTGGGCCTGGGTACGGTACTCTCTACATCGCCACCTCGTCGGGTGGTGGTTATACGGGCCAGAGTGTCAACGTTTGGGTTCCGGTTCCTGAGCCGGGGACTATCGCCGGGCTTCTGGCCGGTGGTCTTGGCTTGTGGAGCTTGTCTCGCAGGCGCAAGTAG
- the aroC gene encoding chorismate synthase, producing MGNTFGRVFRVTTFGESHGGGVGAVVDGCPPRMELSEQDIQVELDRRRPGQSRLVSQRKESDRVEILSGVSEGVTLGTPILLLVRNEDARSRDYAELRDLYRPSHADYTYEAKYGVRAWQGGGRASARETVGRVAAGAIAQKVLRERFGVTIVAYVESVAALRADVDTDSVSRELVDAHPTRCPDATVAERMAAAIEQARKEGDSLGGIVGCVARGVLPGWGDPVFDKLEARLGAAMLSIPACKGFEVGSGFGGTALSGSEHNDPFYADEAKQVRTRTNRSGGIQGGISNGEPVLLRAAFKPTATILKPQETVTVHREATMFQAKGRHDPCVLPRAVPIVEAMTALVLLDAALLHQAQCGFQTET from the coding sequence ATGGGTAATACCTTCGGGCGCGTCTTTCGCGTTACGACGTTTGGGGAGTCCCACGGTGGGGGTGTCGGTGCGGTTGTGGACGGGTGTCCTCCCCGGATGGAGCTCTCAGAGCAGGACATCCAGGTGGAACTGGACCGGCGCCGGCCCGGCCAGAGCCGGCTCGTGTCTCAGAGAAAGGAATCGGACCGGGTCGAGATACTTTCCGGGGTCTCGGAGGGAGTAACGCTCGGAACCCCGATCCTTCTGCTGGTACGAAACGAGGACGCAAGGAGCCGGGACTACGCAGAGCTACGAGATCTGTACCGACCCAGCCACGCGGACTACACCTACGAGGCCAAGTATGGAGTTCGGGCATGGCAAGGGGGTGGCAGGGCGAGCGCGCGTGAGACCGTGGGAAGGGTTGCCGCCGGGGCGATTGCGCAGAAGGTGCTCCGCGAGCGCTTCGGCGTGACCATCGTAGCCTATGTCGAGAGCGTCGCCGCACTTCGTGCAGATGTGGACACCGACAGCGTGTCGCGCGAGCTCGTAGACGCCCATCCGACGAGGTGCCCCGATGCCACTGTAGCCGAGCGGATGGCTGCAGCCATCGAACAGGCGCGAAAGGAAGGCGACTCGCTCGGGGGCATCGTCGGATGCGTTGCGCGTGGCGTGCTTCCCGGCTGGGGCGACCCGGTGTTCGACAAGCTCGAGGCCCGGCTCGGCGCGGCAATGCTTAGTATCCCCGCCTGCAAGGGTTTTGAGGTCGGTTCCGGCTTCGGGGGGACGGCGCTATCGGGGAGCGAGCACAACGACCCGTTCTATGCAGACGAAGCAAAGCAGGTGCGGACTCGAACCAACCGCTCCGGGGGGATCCAGGGCGGGATCTCCAACGGAGAGCCGGTTCTCCTTCGTGCGGCTTTCAAGCCCACGGCTACGATTCTGAAGCCGCAGGAGACCGTCACTGTGCACAGGGAGGCCACCATGTTCCAGGCGAAGGGACGCCATGACCCATGTGTACTTCCGCGTGCCGTCCCCATCGTTGAAGCGATGACGGCTCTGGTCCTCTTGGATGCGGCTTTGTTGCACCAGGCTCAGTGCGGTTTCCAGACAGAGACATGA